In the Syngnathus scovelli strain Florida chromosome 16, RoL_Ssco_1.2, whole genome shotgun sequence genome, one interval contains:
- the nfatc2ip gene encoding NFATC2-interacting protein — translation MAESLSDEDSAAAVKPAPKRRRILDSAAIVPVPIYSNKVNSSLRLKTKIPVLTEYERPDNSDVDKLWSPTAGQKKLSITISDSDDEQEVKEESPLLSSPPSPADISFQKPSRHSKKKINEVDRKLRAVNAVFSPNGVSTRGRRRNLPQQDADDVMIMTETGLRSCDQQVLKVRCRTDVYKLPVTMSTSVGQMLNQLADILGVPAFRLRLLREEAELSAEANVGDLGLDIADILECVVMATDESPVITVRLQGKDRDSTRVFSVHKEAELGGIFSQYVSALPDTSKQKVKFHFDGCKVTEGQTPAQLHMEDGDIIEVWT, via the exons ATGGCGGAATCG CTCTCTGATGAAGACTCGGCGGCGGCGGTCAAGCCGGCGCCCAAACGCCGTCGCATCTTAGACTCTGCGGCCATTGTCCCCGTGCCCATCTACTCTAACAAG GTGAACAGCAGCCTGCGACTGAAGACGAAGATTCCAGTCTTGACAGAATATGAAAGACCAG ACAACAGCGATGTGGACAAACTGTGGTCGCCGACGGCGGGTCAGAAAAAGCTCAGCATCACCATCAGCGACTCTGATGACGAACAGGAAGT aaagGAAGAAAGTCCCTTGCTGTCTTCTCCCCCTTCCCCAGCAGACATTTCCTTCCAGAAACCGTCGCGACATTCAAAGAAGAAGATAAA CGAGGTGGACAGGAAGCTGCGTGCCGTGAACGCCGTCTTCTCCCCCAATGGTGTATCCACCAGGGGACGGCGACGTAACCTTCCACAGCAGGATGCTGACGACGTGATGATCATGACGGAGACTGGGCTGCGGTCATGTGACCAACAGGTGCTGAAGGTGCGATGTCGCACTGACGTCTACAAGTTGCCCGTCACGATG AGCACATCGGTGGGCCAGATGCTGAATCAGTTGGCGGACATCTTGGGCGTGCCAGCCTTCCGCCTGCGGCTGCTgagggaggaggcggagctttctGCCGAGGCCAATGTGGGCGACTTGGGCCTGGACATTGCTGACATCTTGG AATGCGTCGTCATGGCAACAGATGAGAGCCCGGTCATCACGGTGCGTCTGCAGGGCAAAGACCGAGATTCTACGCGGGTCTTCTCCGTGCACAAA GAGGCGGAGCTTGGCGGCATTTTCTCGCAGTATGTATCTGCGCTCCCCGACACCAGCAAGCAGAAAGTCAAGTTTCACTTTGATGGCTGCAAGGTGACGGAGGGACAGACGCCGGCGCAGCTGCACATGGAGGACGGAGACATCATCGAGGTGTGGACGTGA
- the spns1 gene encoding protein spinster homolog 1, translated as MSADAPASDAAPFLSDDSEVASAEEEEVEVQCRDAVQNEELSGVTPVRAVLTVLILSYINLLNYMDRFTIAGVLPDIERYFGIDDSKSGLLQTVFICSYMFLAPLFGYLGDRYNRKLIMSVGITFWSVVTLVSSYTPKEHFWALLLTRGLVGVGEASYSTIAPTIIADLYVKDRRTNMLSVFYFAIPVGSGLGYIVGSQVSNVAKDWHWALRVTPGLGLVAVLLLVLVVQEPKRGAVEARSEHQLHHSSWTDDLRALSRNPSFVLSTLGFTAVAFVTGSLALWAPTFLFRAAMFTGERAPCQEAHCSSSDSLIFGAITCVTGVLGVASGVQISRRLRSRTPRADPLVCAAGLLLSAPFLYLAVVCAQASTVATYVFIFLGETFLSMNWAIVADILLYVVVPTRRSTAEAFQIVISHLLGDAGSPYLIGVVSDSLRKRDSFLWQFRSLQLSLLLCAFVAVGGGAFFLATALFIERDRHRAENFTPADDEPIRVPKSGRSTLVPVSSVLI; from the exons ATGTCCGCGGACGCGCCTGCATCGGACGCAGCGCCGTTTTTGTCTGACGACAGCGAGGTGGCATcagcggaggaggaggaagtggaAGTGCAGTGTCGGGATGCGGTGCAGAATGAGGAACTTAGCGGCGTGACGCCAGTGCGTGCTGTGCTGACCGTCCTGATCCTGAGCTACATTAACCTGCTCAACTACATGGATAGATTCACCATCGCAG GTGTCCTTCCCGACATTGAGCGTTATTTTGGAATCGATGACAGCAAATCGGGTCTGCTCCAGACGG TCTTCATCTGCAGTTACATGTTCCTGGCGCCGCTCTTTGGTTACCTGGGCGACCGCTACAACCGCAAGTTGatcatgagcgtcggcatcactTTCTGGTCCGTCGTCACGCTGGTCAGCTCCTACACGCCCAAGGAG CACTTCTGGGCACTGCTGCTGACACGGGGCTTGGTGGGCGTAGGCGAGGCCAGTTACTCCACCATTGCGCCCACCATCATCGCCGACCTCTATGTCAAGGACCGCCGCACAAACATGCTGTCTGTCTTCTACTTTGCCATTCCTGTCGGCAG TGGCCTGGGCTACATCGTGGGCTCCCAAGTCAGCAACGTGGCCAAGGACTGGCACTGGGCTCTGAGG GTGACGCCAGGGTTGGGTCTGGTGGCCGTGCTGCTTCTGGTCCTGGTGGTGCAGGAGCCCAAACGCGGTGCCGTAGAAGCTCGGTCCGAACATCAGCTTCATCACAGCAGCTGGACGGACGACCTGCGAGCGCTGAGCAGGAA cccGAGCTTCGTGCTGTCCACGCTGGGCTTCACAGCTGTGGCCTTTGTTACGGGCTCCCTGGCGCTGTGGGCGCCCACCTTCCTGTTCAGGGCAGCCATGTTTACGGGTGAACGCGCGCCCTGCCAGGAAGCTCACTGCTCATCCTCGGACAG TCTGATTTTCGGCGCCATCACATGCGTGACGGGCGTGCTGGGCGTGGCCAGCGGAGTCCAAATCAGCCGTCGGCTCCGAAGCCGAACGCCGCGCGCCGACCCGTTGGTATGTGCTGCTGGCCTCCTGCTCTCGGCGCCCTTCCTCTACCTCGCTGTGGTCTGTGCCCAGGCCAGCACCGTTGCCACTTAT GTGTTTATTTTCCTGGGCGAAACCTTCCTGTCCATGAACTGGGCCATCGTGGCCGACATCCTGCTG taTGTGGTGGTTCCTACGCGGCGCTCCACCGCCGAGGCATTTCAGATTGTCATCTCGCATCTTCTTGGAGATGCCGGAAGTCCTTATCTCATCGGAGTG GTGTCGGATTCTTTGAGGAAACGGGATTCCTTCCTGTGGCAGTTTCGCTCGCTTCAACTTTCTTTGCTCCTGTGCGCCTTCGTGGCCGTCGGGGGCGGAGCCTTCTTCCTGGCCACCGCCCTCTTCATCGAGCGAGATCGCCACCGAGCAGAGAACTTTACCCCCGCAG ATGACGAGCCCATCCGGGTGCCCAAAAGTGGGCGATCCACTCTGGTTCCAGTGTCCAGCGTTCTGATTTGA